Proteins from a single region of Acipenser ruthenus chromosome 31, fAciRut3.2 maternal haplotype, whole genome shotgun sequence:
- the LOC131702915 gene encoding fibrinogen C domain-containing protein 1-like isoform X1, producing MVNDRWKIMNTVSELEDGQQHKPQTFCECVPSSAQLQRHWSEFDTERQNSKRMSCGYLLCTILLFVAVLLAITVTGTILFMNHYHAAVTEGPPLISTNKDENTALVTVEKVDGSRINIFIDPNCPDYNSNFLRLEGVQTSLLHSLTDHDSDLKSVKGQDRALLARLAEEVSKLSAYTGQLKMDYEALRRGQGNLQTEQGRLIQLLSESQINMVKVVNSVNDALNSMQKEQGGIKTRLKADLQKAPARGARPRGCANGSRPRDCSDIYTSGHREDGIYSVFPTHYPSGFQVFCDMSTDGGGWTVIQRREDGSVNFFRGWDAYREGFGKITGEHWLGMKRIHALTMQANYELRIDLEDFENSTAFAHYGTFGVGLFSVDPDEDGYPLTVADYSGTAGDSLLKHNGMKFTTKDRDNDHSENNCASFYHGAWWYRNCHTSNLNGQYLKGHHTSYADGIEWSTWTGWQYSLKFAEMKIRPNKDDSK from the exons ACATTCTGCGAGTGTGTccccagctcagctcagctccaACGCCATTGGTCAGAATTTGATACAGAGAGGCAAAACTCAAAA AGGATGAGCTGTGGCTACCTTCTCTGCACCATTCTCCTCTTCGTGGCCGTGCTGCTTGCCATAACGGTGACGGGCACCATCTTGTTTATGAACCACTACCACGCCGCCGTGACGGAAGGCCCGCCACTCATCAGCACCAACAAGGACGAGAACACCGCCTTGGTGACGGTGGAGAAGGTCGACGGCTCCCGGATAAACATCTTCATCGACCCCAACTGCCCCGACTACAACAGCAACTTCCTGCGTCTGGAAGGGGTGCAGACGTCTCTCTTGCACTCCCTGACAGACCACGACTCAGACCTGAAGTCGGTGAAGGGTCAGGACAGGGCCCTGCTGGCAAGACTGGCAGAAGAGGTCAGCAAGCTGTCAGCATACACCGGGCAGCTAAAAATGGATTACGAGGCCCTGAGAAGAGGCCAGGGCAACCTCCAAACAGAACAGGGCAGGTTGATTCAG CTGCTGTCCGAGAGTCAAATCAACATGGTGAAGGTGGTGAACTCAGTGAACGATGCCCTGAACTCCATGCAGAAAGAACAGGGAGGCATTAAAACACGTCTGAAAGCCGACCTGCAGAAGGCCCCTGCCAGAGGAGCGCGACCCAGAGGCTGTGCCAATG GCTCCCGGCCCAGAGACTGCTCTGACATTTACACAAGCGGACATAGGGAAGATGGCATCTACTCTGTGTTTCCAACTCATTATCCTTCAGGGTTCCAGGTCTTTTGTGACATGAGCACAGATGGAGGAGGGTGGACG GTTATCCAGCGTCGGGAGGATGGCTCTGTGAATTTCTTTAGAGGATGGGATGCATACAGAGAAGGATTTGGAAAGATAACTGGGGAGCACTGGCTAG GTATGAAGAGGATCCATGCCTTGACGATGCAGGCTAACTACGAGTTGCGGATCGACCTGGAAGACTTTGAGAACAGCACAGCGTTTGCGCATTACGGCACGTTCGGGGTGGGCTTGTTCTCGGTCGACCCTGATGAAGATGGATACCCACTGACTGTAGCGGATTACTCTGGAACTGCAG GCGATTCGCTGCTGAAGCACAACGGGATGAAATTCACCACAAAGGACAGAGACAACGACCACTCGGAAAACAACTGCGCGTCTTTCTACCACGGTGCCTGGTGGTACCGGAACTGCCACACCTCCAACCTGAACGGGCAGTACTTGAAGGGGCACCACACGTCGTACGCGGACGGGATCGAGTGGTCCACCTGGACAGGGTGGCAGTACTCACTGAAATTCGCCGAAATGAAGATCCGACCAAACAAGGACGACAGCAAGTGA
- the LOC131702915 gene encoding fibrinogen C domain-containing protein 1-A-like isoform X2, giving the protein MVNDRWKIMNTVSELEDGQQHKPQRMSCGYLLCTILLFVAVLLAITVTGTILFMNHYHAAVTEGPPLISTNKDENTALVTVEKVDGSRINIFIDPNCPDYNSNFLRLEGVQTSLLHSLTDHDSDLKSVKGQDRALLARLAEEVSKLSAYTGQLKMDYEALRRGQGNLQTEQGRLIQLLSESQINMVKVVNSVNDALNSMQKEQGGIKTRLKADLQKAPARGARPRGCANGSRPRDCSDIYTSGHREDGIYSVFPTHYPSGFQVFCDMSTDGGGWTVIQRREDGSVNFFRGWDAYREGFGKITGEHWLGMKRIHALTMQANYELRIDLEDFENSTAFAHYGTFGVGLFSVDPDEDGYPLTVADYSGTAGDSLLKHNGMKFTTKDRDNDHSENNCASFYHGAWWYRNCHTSNLNGQYLKGHHTSYADGIEWSTWTGWQYSLKFAEMKIRPNKDDSK; this is encoded by the exons AGGATGAGCTGTGGCTACCTTCTCTGCACCATTCTCCTCTTCGTGGCCGTGCTGCTTGCCATAACGGTGACGGGCACCATCTTGTTTATGAACCACTACCACGCCGCCGTGACGGAAGGCCCGCCACTCATCAGCACCAACAAGGACGAGAACACCGCCTTGGTGACGGTGGAGAAGGTCGACGGCTCCCGGATAAACATCTTCATCGACCCCAACTGCCCCGACTACAACAGCAACTTCCTGCGTCTGGAAGGGGTGCAGACGTCTCTCTTGCACTCCCTGACAGACCACGACTCAGACCTGAAGTCGGTGAAGGGTCAGGACAGGGCCCTGCTGGCAAGACTGGCAGAAGAGGTCAGCAAGCTGTCAGCATACACCGGGCAGCTAAAAATGGATTACGAGGCCCTGAGAAGAGGCCAGGGCAACCTCCAAACAGAACAGGGCAGGTTGATTCAG CTGCTGTCCGAGAGTCAAATCAACATGGTGAAGGTGGTGAACTCAGTGAACGATGCCCTGAACTCCATGCAGAAAGAACAGGGAGGCATTAAAACACGTCTGAAAGCCGACCTGCAGAAGGCCCCTGCCAGAGGAGCGCGACCCAGAGGCTGTGCCAATG GCTCCCGGCCCAGAGACTGCTCTGACATTTACACAAGCGGACATAGGGAAGATGGCATCTACTCTGTGTTTCCAACTCATTATCCTTCAGGGTTCCAGGTCTTTTGTGACATGAGCACAGATGGAGGAGGGTGGACG GTTATCCAGCGTCGGGAGGATGGCTCTGTGAATTTCTTTAGAGGATGGGATGCATACAGAGAAGGATTTGGAAAGATAACTGGGGAGCACTGGCTAG GTATGAAGAGGATCCATGCCTTGACGATGCAGGCTAACTACGAGTTGCGGATCGACCTGGAAGACTTTGAGAACAGCACAGCGTTTGCGCATTACGGCACGTTCGGGGTGGGCTTGTTCTCGGTCGACCCTGATGAAGATGGATACCCACTGACTGTAGCGGATTACTCTGGAACTGCAG GCGATTCGCTGCTGAAGCACAACGGGATGAAATTCACCACAAAGGACAGAGACAACGACCACTCGGAAAACAACTGCGCGTCTTTCTACCACGGTGCCTGGTGGTACCGGAACTGCCACACCTCCAACCTGAACGGGCAGTACTTGAAGGGGCACCACACGTCGTACGCGGACGGGATCGAGTGGTCCACCTGGACAGGGTGGCAGTACTCACTGAAATTCGCCGAAATGAAGATCCGACCAAACAAGGACGACAGCAAGTGA